In Sphingobium amiense, a genomic segment contains:
- a CDS encoding TonB-dependent receptor, with protein sequence MTHRFRKNDAARGRVALAATASMMALAVSAPAFAQGAAPQGVAAADASDADIVVTGIRGSLQRNLDIKRTSSGVVDVISSEDIGKFPDSNVAASLQRLPGVSIQRNGSRGEPQGISVRGFGGDFNETLIDGRRISTASGGRSVDFTTVGADFVGQLAVYKTPELSLSSSSIGATLNISYPKPFDKPGTRMAFSASGSVQDEAGKIVPTVGGLFSTTFADDTMGILVDAIYTRRDTQTNRVFVSGWQGGRYAPCQIAGSTAATCSPTSDPSSAAWATPTNRQNVVGWYQQQYGADQRYTKDERIDGRIAFQWQPSDDVVLTIDDNYSRQKVTTDIDGFGIWFNQGDLRNVTLDGNGTTTNFIQAGSPTDFVAGTDKNILETNQVGVNLKWDATENLTIDADASYSKSRLNPDGQVSSENADIGYGGLLGTALGVKVTGDSKNSFPELTTYGPAGDQSRWTDQAIIGSHVTVRQAQKNSDEIKQFRLGATWKQDDLTIKVGGRYMEDEFNLQNRNTFANNYWQAYAGYGAPSGRTSGVPIPASLIQGTIGTKSWIPGFSGALPPVLLNYDARAYQQYLESLWVGPNTSGYNAGCCTGFNGTLDLALDPGSVQKILEKSWSAWISVSFNTEIAGMPFKVNAGGREESTKIVSTGIGRLPVSIVGSTADPTLLTVGFTPEQSVSTSSNYSYFLPAIDMKLELTDSFHLRFDASRTLTRPGLNTLTPVLNVGSGQRVGALTATGGNPALKPYLAENFDFAAEWYYQRNSYASVNFFIKNVSNFIVAGTERGTINGVIDPSTGQPAQFTISRRVNGPDATVRGVELAWQHVFGDSGFGFNANATFVETNKPYDRTDLSTSGFAVTGLANSANLVAFYDKNGFEFRTAVNWRDKYLLQFGQAQNNSAFGAEPTFVNSALQIDLSTNIRLTDQFSVFGEALNITNETYSTHGRFSNQLLDVYGYGRRFTAGVRYRF encoded by the coding sequence ATGACTCACAGATTCCGTAAAAACGATGCCGCGCGCGGTCGCGTGGCGCTGGCCGCGACGGCCAGCATGATGGCGCTGGCTGTCTCCGCACCAGCCTTTGCGCAAGGTGCAGCGCCGCAGGGCGTAGCCGCCGCCGACGCGAGCGATGCCGACATCGTCGTCACCGGCATCCGCGGTTCGCTTCAGCGCAACCTCGACATCAAACGGACATCTTCGGGCGTCGTCGATGTGATTTCGTCGGAAGACATCGGCAAATTCCCGGATTCGAACGTAGCCGCCTCGCTCCAGCGCCTGCCGGGCGTCTCGATCCAGCGCAACGGGTCGCGTGGTGAACCTCAGGGCATCTCCGTCCGCGGTTTCGGTGGCGACTTCAACGAAACACTGATCGACGGCCGTCGCATCTCGACCGCTTCGGGCGGCCGCTCGGTTGACTTTACCACCGTCGGCGCGGATTTCGTCGGTCAGCTCGCCGTTTACAAGACGCCGGAGCTCTCGCTGTCCAGCAGCTCAATCGGTGCCACGCTTAATATCTCCTACCCCAAGCCCTTCGACAAGCCGGGCACCCGCATGGCGTTCAGCGCATCGGGATCGGTTCAGGACGAAGCGGGCAAGATCGTGCCGACCGTTGGCGGGCTGTTCAGCACCACCTTTGCCGACGACACGATGGGCATCCTTGTTGACGCCATCTACACCCGCCGCGACACGCAGACCAATCGCGTGTTCGTTTCCGGCTGGCAGGGCGGCCGCTATGCGCCGTGCCAGATCGCAGGAAGCACAGCCGCCACCTGTTCGCCGACCTCCGATCCGAGCTCTGCGGCCTGGGCGACGCCGACGAACCGCCAGAATGTCGTGGGCTGGTATCAGCAGCAATATGGCGCGGACCAGCGTTACACGAAGGACGAGCGGATCGACGGACGCATCGCCTTCCAGTGGCAGCCTTCCGATGATGTGGTGCTGACGATTGACGACAATTACTCGCGTCAGAAAGTCACGACCGACATTGACGGCTTCGGCATCTGGTTCAATCAGGGCGACCTGCGCAACGTTACGCTGGACGGCAACGGAACGACGACCAACTTCATCCAGGCCGGTTCGCCGACCGACTTCGTTGCGGGGACGGACAAGAATATCCTCGAAACCAATCAGGTTGGGGTCAACCTGAAGTGGGACGCGACGGAGAATCTGACCATCGACGCAGATGCCAGCTACTCCAAAAGCCGGCTCAATCCCGACGGCCAGGTCAGCAGCGAGAACGCCGACATCGGTTATGGCGGACTGCTGGGGACGGCCCTCGGCGTCAAGGTAACCGGGGACAGCAAGAACTCCTTCCCCGAACTCACGACCTACGGACCCGCTGGCGACCAGTCCCGCTGGACGGATCAGGCGATCATCGGCTCGCACGTCACCGTGCGTCAGGCTCAGAAGAACAGCGACGAAATCAAGCAGTTCCGTCTGGGTGCCACTTGGAAGCAGGATGACCTGACGATCAAGGTCGGCGGACGGTATATGGAGGATGAATTCAATCTCCAGAACCGCAACACCTTCGCCAATAACTACTGGCAGGCCTATGCGGGCTACGGCGCGCCTTCGGGTCGCACCAGCGGCGTCCCCATCCCGGCAAGCCTGATCCAGGGCACTATTGGCACAAAGAGCTGGATTCCCGGCTTCTCGGGCGCCTTGCCGCCGGTGCTGCTCAACTATGACGCGCGCGCTTACCAGCAATATCTGGAAAGCCTGTGGGTCGGTCCGAATACGTCGGGATATAATGCCGGTTGCTGCACCGGCTTCAACGGGACGCTGGACCTTGCGCTCGATCCGGGCAGCGTCCAGAAAATTCTGGAAAAGAGCTGGTCGGCATGGATCAGCGTCAGCTTCAACACGGAAATCGCTGGCATGCCGTTCAAGGTGAATGCTGGCGGCCGCGAAGAAAGCACGAAGATCGTCTCAACCGGTATCGGACGCCTGCCGGTTTCGATCGTGGGCAGCACGGCCGACCCGACGCTTCTGACCGTGGGCTTCACGCCGGAACAGTCGGTTTCGACCAGCAGCAACTATTCCTACTTCCTGCCTGCCATCGACATGAAGCTGGAGTTGACCGACAGCTTCCACCTCCGTTTCGATGCATCGCGCACGCTGACGAGGCCGGGTCTCAACACGCTGACACCGGTGCTCAACGTCGGCAGCGGCCAGCGCGTCGGCGCGCTGACGGCCACGGGCGGCAACCCCGCTCTGAAGCCCTATCTCGCGGAGAATTTCGACTTCGCAGCGGAATGGTATTATCAGCGCAACTCCTATGCTTCGGTGAATTTCTTCATCAAGAATGTGTCGAACTTCATCGTGGCGGGCACCGAACGGGGCACGATCAACGGGGTGATCGACCCGTCGACCGGCCAGCCTGCTCAGTTCACCATTTCGCGGCGCGTCAATGGACCTGACGCCACCGTCCGCGGTGTGGAACTCGCCTGGCAGCATGTGTTTGGCGACAGCGGCTTCGGCTTTAATGCCAACGCCACCTTCGTCGAAACCAACAAGCCCTATGACCGGACGGATCTGTCGACCAGCGGCTTTGCCGTGACGGGTCTCGCCAACTCCGCCAACCTTGTCGCCTTCTATGACAAGAATGGCTTCGAGTTCCGGACGGCGGTCAACTGGCGCGACAAATATCTGCTCCAGTTCGGTCAGGCGCAGAACAATTCGGCCTTCGGTGCGGAACCGACCTTCGTCAATTCTGCGTTGCAGATCGACCTCAGCACCAACATCCGTCTGACCGACCAGTTCAGCGTCTTCGGTGAAGCGCTCAACATCACGAACGAGACATACAGCACCCATGGCCGGTTCTCGAACCAGTTGCTGGATGTCTACGGTTATGGCCGCCGCTTCACTGCGGGCGTCCGTTACCGCTTCTAA
- a CDS encoding SapC family protein yields the protein MDDVEVLNSERHADVRMMSGDQTGSPFVRIVTSEFAAAVVSCPLLFSKHAETGAFYVGALLGFKEGELLIDRPDGKAAFRPLEADREGFFATGEHIALDRTHPRFSGSGQPLFDDRGGATLVLKSAQAALGRLIAGAEATDAFITAMRDHRLIEPIDITLNFDDGERLHLDGLYTVSLDALGDLDDATALTLFRAGHLQHAYMMVASLQHIALMARRRNERLAAGV from the coding sequence ATGGACGACGTGGAAGTCTTGAACAGCGAACGGCATGCGGATGTGCGGATGATGTCCGGCGACCAGACCGGCAGCCCTTTCGTCCGTATCGTGACGAGCGAATTTGCCGCTGCGGTCGTGTCCTGTCCGCTGCTCTTTTCCAAACATGCAGAGACCGGCGCTTTCTATGTGGGCGCGTTGTTGGGCTTCAAGGAAGGCGAATTGCTGATCGACAGGCCCGACGGCAAAGCGGCCTTCCGTCCGCTCGAGGCGGACAGGGAAGGATTTTTCGCGACCGGTGAGCATATCGCACTCGACCGCACCCACCCCCGCTTTTCGGGCAGCGGTCAGCCCCTGTTCGATGACCGTGGGGGCGCGACCCTGGTTCTGAAATCGGCGCAGGCGGCGCTGGGCCGATTGATTGCGGGGGCGGAGGCGACTGACGCTTTCATCACGGCCATGCGCGATCATCGCCTGATCGAGCCGATCGACATCACGCTCAACTTCGATGACGGGGAGCGGCTGCATCTCGACGGGCTATATACGGTCAGTCTGGATGCGCTCGGCGACCTCGACGACGCTACGGCGTTGACGCTGTTCCGGGCCGGACATCTGCAACATGCCTATATGATGGTCGCGTCGCTTCAGCACATTGCGTTGATGGCGCGTCGGCGTAATGAACGGCTTGCCGCTGGCGTTTGA
- a CDS encoding cupin-like domain-containing protein, producing MNGLPLAFDMPPPHESIEEMAASQVSDAAAMQRLALQCRPVVIRGVLAHWPAVDAARRGAADALAYLRQFAAGHRAEYFSADADLAGRYHYGEGPGGFNFTRKTASVKDALDRIEDNALGEGTETAYLGSLPADIHYPGFAQANGCDLLPSGVHPRLWVGNRSTVACHYDVYDNLACVVAGRRRFTVYPPDAIGDLYIGPIDHTLSGQPVSLADGAGEADPRYPRFALAKERAMAVELAPGDALYLPKLWWHQVEATEPLNILANYWWDGFSAGPDSPYAAMMLAMITLAERPAEERAAWRAFYDHYVFRERGHPLAHMPEAQHGVLGRLSENYGRIRTMVMRMLRAG from the coding sequence ATGAACGGCTTGCCGCTGGCGTTTGACATGCCGCCCCCGCACGAATCCATCGAGGAAATGGCCGCGTCGCAGGTCTCGGACGCTGCGGCGATGCAGAGACTTGCCCTTCAGTGCCGCCCGGTGGTGATTCGCGGGGTGTTGGCGCACTGGCCTGCGGTCGATGCCGCACGGCGGGGCGCGGCGGACGCTCTTGCCTATCTCCGGCAGTTTGCGGCCGGGCATCGGGCGGAATATTTCTCGGCGGATGCCGACCTTGCCGGGCGCTACCATTATGGCGAGGGGCCGGGGGGCTTCAACTTCACCCGCAAGACAGCGTCGGTGAAAGACGCACTCGACCGGATCGAGGACAATGCCTTGGGCGAAGGCACCGAAACAGCCTATCTGGGTTCGCTGCCGGCGGATATTCATTATCCCGGCTTCGCGCAGGCCAATGGATGCGATCTGCTGCCTTCGGGAGTGCACCCACGGCTTTGGGTAGGTAACCGGTCGACGGTCGCGTGCCATTACGACGTCTATGACAATCTGGCCTGCGTCGTGGCGGGCCGGCGGCGGTTCACGGTTTATCCGCCCGATGCCATCGGCGATCTCTATATCGGGCCGATCGACCACACATTGTCGGGCCAGCCGGTGTCGCTTGCTGACGGCGCAGGCGAAGCGGACCCGCGCTACCCGCGATTCGCGCTGGCGAAGGAAAGGGCGATGGCGGTGGAGCTTGCCCCCGGCGACGCGCTCTATCTGCCAAAATTGTGGTGGCATCAGGTTGAGGCGACCGAACCGCTCAATATCCTCGCTAACTACTGGTGGGACGGCTTTTCGGCGGGACCGGATTCGCCCTACGCCGCAATGATGCTTGCGATGATAACGCTTGCGGAGCGTCCGGCCGAGGAGCGCGCGGCGTGGAGGGCTTTTTACGATCATTATGTCTTTCGCGAGCGGGGACATCCGCTCGCTCACATGCCCGAGGCGCAGCATGGCGTCCTTGGGCGGCTTTCGGAGAATTACGGGCGCATCCGCACCATGGTGATGCGGATGCTCCGCGCGGGATAG
- a CDS encoding alpha/beta hydrolase, producing MKRAIVGAAAAMVMAMAAAPSTAQVATAGPAPIEGAPAVTIERIKVHAPSIEGNLEGEAADRDVLVVLPPGYAKERKRRYPVVYALHGYSIGAEQWAGEIHLQTAAQNGFARGVKEMILVLPDSRTVHNGSMYSRSETTGDFETFISRDLVAYVDGHYRTIARRESRGLAGHSMGGYGTSRIGMKHADMFGALYMMSPCCLSARPAGQMDAAAMAQLEAVRTPADSAALPFFLRAQLATAAAWSPNPKNPPLYLDLPVKNGEVRSDVLARWAANAPLAFVDQYVSDLRRYRAIAIDVGDRDGLKDDARTLHEVLDRYGIANSFEIYEGDHTSRVAWRFQDQLLPFFSRNLDFETAK from the coding sequence GTGAAGAGAGCAATAGTCGGGGCGGCAGCGGCGATGGTGATGGCGATGGCCGCCGCGCCTTCAACCGCACAGGTGGCGACGGCTGGACCGGCGCCAATTGAAGGCGCGCCCGCCGTGACCATCGAACGGATCAAGGTGCATGCGCCTTCGATCGAGGGGAATCTGGAAGGAGAGGCAGCGGATCGGGATGTGCTGGTGGTTCTGCCGCCGGGCTATGCCAAGGAGAGGAAGCGTCGCTATCCGGTCGTGTATGCGCTCCACGGCTATTCCATCGGGGCGGAGCAGTGGGCCGGGGAAATCCATCTGCAGACGGCGGCACAGAACGGCTTTGCCCGAGGCGTTAAGGAGATGATCCTTGTCCTTCCCGATTCCAGAACGGTGCATAACGGGTCGATGTATTCGCGGTCCGAGACGACCGGCGATTTCGAGACCTTCATTTCCCGCGATCTCGTTGCCTATGTCGACGGCCATTATCGCACCATCGCCAGACGGGAAAGCAGAGGTCTGGCCGGGCACAGCATGGGCGGATATGGCACCAGCCGTATTGGCATGAAGCATGCCGATATGTTCGGCGCGCTCTACATGATGAGTCCCTGCTGCCTGTCGGCCCGCCCGGCCGGTCAGATGGATGCGGCGGCGATGGCCCAACTGGAGGCGGTCAGGACGCCGGCGGATTCTGCCGCACTGCCCTTCTTCCTTCGCGCGCAACTTGCGACCGCGGCGGCATGGTCGCCCAATCCGAAGAACCCGCCGCTCTATCTCGACCTGCCGGTGAAGAATGGAGAGGTGCGGAGCGATGTGCTGGCCAGATGGGCGGCCAACGCGCCGCTGGCGTTTGTGGATCAGTATGTGAGCGATCTGCGGCGCTATCGCGCGATCGCCATCGACGTGGGGGATCGCGACGGATTGAAGGACGATGCGCGGACCTTGCACGAAGTGCTGGATCGCTATGGCATCGCCAACAGTTTTGAGATCTATGAGGGGGATCACACCAGCCGGGTGGCGTGGCGGTTTCAGGATCAGTTGCTGCCGTTCTTTTCGCGGAACCTCGATTTTGAGACAGCGAAGTAG
- a CDS encoding sialate O-acetylesterase, whose amino-acid sequence MRTVGNARVALTLGSALATLAAAPAWAAPRFDPMFSDHAVIQRDHPVTITGRAEPGEMVSVTFSSQSRQVKAAAEGRFEARFDPVGEAGQVQLVAQAASGTATARDVAVGDVFLCSGQSNMELEVRNAQDAVGQIRGSADDQLRLMLVPRAVADDPLRDFPKASSWQVAGPESVADFSAACFYMARELRKTAKVPIGAIASSWGGSRISPWMGPKAQAEVGQAAQSALVSLHGRDPFAAERQASAEWEAWWRKETGDRPGSEPWQPSARIAWTPVPRIGAWEDWGIPQMAAYNGMGWFRRDIDLTAEQAKAAAKLSTGLLDDVGRVWINGKPVGMSARSWVPSSFDVPPGVLKAGRNVVIVNILDSYGNGGLSGPAGVMKLAVGADSIPLADGWRYSIPAKTPDGAPRVPWGDTTGSGTLYNGMIAPLGSIGLKGVAWYQGESDVDLPGYDARMQAMMNDWRRQFGSPDLAFVAVQLAAYGTPVTQPWTSGWAAMRQVQYQAMARDPHGGLATAIDIGDPFDIHPGEKQEVGRRLARAMRAVAYGEAVSRTGPQGERAVASGDGGVIVEFTGLTGALHTRSSAQAIGFELCGESQNSCRFAPGRVDGARVVLAGDGQPVTRVRYAWANSPVINLYDDAPLPVGSFELPVTAAR is encoded by the coding sequence ATGAGAACGGTTGGGAACGCGAGAGTCGCGCTCACTTTGGGGAGCGCCCTTGCGACGCTGGCTGCTGCTCCGGCGTGGGCGGCTCCCCGGTTTGATCCCATGTTTTCCGATCACGCGGTCATCCAGCGGGACCATCCCGTGACAATCACGGGCCGTGCGGAACCGGGAGAAATGGTATCGGTAACATTTTCTTCGCAGTCGCGGCAGGTGAAAGCGGCGGCGGAGGGCCGGTTCGAGGCGCGGTTCGATCCGGTTGGGGAAGCGGGGCAGGTCCAACTGGTCGCTCAGGCGGCGTCCGGCACGGCGACGGCGCGGGACGTGGCGGTAGGCGACGTGTTCCTGTGTTCGGGACAGTCGAACATGGAACTGGAAGTGCGCAATGCGCAGGACGCGGTCGGGCAGATACGCGGGTCGGCCGACGACCAGTTGCGCCTGATGCTGGTGCCGCGCGCCGTGGCGGACGACCCGCTGCGCGATTTTCCCAAAGCGTCCTCTTGGCAGGTCGCCGGACCCGAAAGCGTGGCCGATTTTTCCGCCGCCTGTTTCTACATGGCGCGTGAATTGCGTAAGACGGCCAAAGTCCCCATCGGCGCGATTGCCAGCAGTTGGGGCGGCTCCCGGATCAGCCCGTGGATGGGGCCGAAGGCGCAGGCGGAGGTGGGACAGGCAGCGCAGTCGGCGCTTGTCTCCCTTCATGGCCGCGATCCCTTCGCCGCCGAACGTCAGGCGAGCGCAGAGTGGGAGGCATGGTGGCGCAAGGAAACCGGCGACAGGCCCGGTTCCGAACCCTGGCAGCCTTCCGCCAGGATCGCATGGACGCCCGTGCCGCGCATCGGCGCCTGGGAGGATTGGGGCATCCCGCAAATGGCGGCCTATAACGGCATGGGCTGGTTCCGCCGAGACATTGATCTGACGGCCGAGCAGGCGAAGGCGGCGGCGAAGCTGTCCACCGGCCTGCTGGACGATGTCGGGCGTGTGTGGATCAACGGCAAGCCGGTGGGCATGAGTGCGCGCAGTTGGGTGCCCAGCAGTTTCGATGTGCCGCCCGGCGTGCTGAAGGCGGGACGCAATGTCGTGATCGTCAACATCCTCGACAGCTATGGCAATGGCGGCCTGTCGGGTCCGGCGGGCGTGATGAAGCTGGCGGTCGGGGCGGACAGCATTCCGCTGGCCGATGGCTGGCGCTATTCGATCCCGGCGAAGACGCCTGACGGCGCGCCGCGCGTTCCGTGGGGCGACACGACAGGATCAGGCACGCTTTATAACGGGATGATCGCGCCGCTGGGGTCCATCGGCCTGAAAGGCGTGGCCTGGTATCAGGGCGAATCGGACGTCGACCTGCCGGGCTATGATGCGCGGATGCAGGCGATGATGAACGACTGGCGGCGGCAGTTCGGATCGCCCGACCTCGCCTTCGTCGCGGTGCAGCTTGCGGCCTATGGCACGCCCGTCACCCAGCCGTGGACCAGCGGCTGGGCCGCGATGCGGCAGGTGCAGTATCAGGCGATGGCGCGCGATCCGCATGGCGGCCTTGCGACCGCGATCGACATTGGCGATCCGTTCGACATCCATCCGGGCGAAAAGCAGGAAGTGGGCCGCCGGCTGGCGCGGGCCATGCGTGCGGTCGCCTATGGTGAGGCGGTTTCCCGCACCGGGCCGCAGGGCGAACGCGCGGTGGCGAGCGGGGACGGAGGCGTGATCGTCGAGTTTACCGGCCTTACCGGCGCGCTCCACACGCGCAGTTCCGCGCAGGCAATCGGGTTCGAGCTGTGTGGCGAGAGCCAGAATAGCTGTCGCTTCGCGCCGGGGCGGGTGGATGGCGCGCGGGTCGTGCTGGCGGGCGACGGCCAGCCGGTGACGCGGGTGCGTTATGCGTGGGCCAATTCCCCGGTCATCAACCTTTACGACGATGCGCCGCTTCCGGTGGGATCGTTCGAACTGCCGGTGACGGCAGCGCGCTAA